Proteins encoded within one genomic window of Aspergillus nidulans FGSC A4 chromosome VII:
- a CDS encoding FAD-dependent oxidoreductase (transcript_id=CADANIAT00008701) produces MGSIAQPLQVAVVGGGIIGVMTAIGLRRRGINAIIYERAPTWHEVSAGFAFTGAAREWMEMIDPALVELLGSMSGKSDASTSNAYWDGFHPRTNEEAEDESKSLLFRTPTNNLSFWGCVRSEFLKGMAAMLPEEATIFGKQLADYDDVNDKVILHFDDGSTAEADVLLGCDGIHSATRKIMLAGESRAGFSHTVTYRTMVPIDVGIQALGQKVAKNACNHLGPNADLLCYPVASMTVLNIAAFAYEDSEFPNPDRMTVEVDRSEIAKVFQGFSPQIADIWKLYPEKVVKWGIFDLEDNPPSTYARGRACVVGDAAHASTPYMGVGACTGVEDALVICTLLESVQQKALAGEKLKEALVEALQTYTGARLERGRWIHHHSRQMGQMYHWRYGPTGRDPQRMKQKLEENWGNVVTYDVLAPLQPELRELARSHQKSL; encoded by the coding sequence ATGGGAAGCATTGCACAACCCCTTCAAGTGGCCGttgtcggcggcggcatcatCGGCGTCATGACAGCAATCGGCTTGCGTCGCCGGGGCATCAACGCAATCATCTACGAGCGAGCCCCGACCTGGCACGAGGTTAGTGCCGGGTTTGCATTCACTGGCGCAGCACgagagtggatggagatgatcGACCCAGCCCTCGTCGAGCTCCTGGGCAGCATGAGCGGCAAATCTGACGCCAGCACGAGCAACGCCTACTGGGACGGCTTCCACCCTCGAAcaaatgaagaagctgaagatgagtCCAAGTCACTGCTTTTCCGGACGCCCACCAACAACCTCAGCTTTTGGGGCTGCGTACGATCGGAGTTCCTCAAGGGGATGGCGGCCATGCTGCCTGAAGAAGCGACGATCTTTGGGAAGCAGCTCGCGGACTACGACGACGTCAACGACAAAGTTATTCTCCACTTTGACGACGGCAGCACCGCTGAGGCTGATGTTCTACTCGGCTGTGATGGCATTCATTCAGCCACCAGGAAAATCATGCTAGCGGGTGAGAGCCGGGCAGGCTTCAGTCACACCGTCACCTACCGGACCATGGTCCCCATCGATGTGGGTATCCAAGCCCTTGGCCAGAAGGTTGCGAAGAACGCCTGCAACCATTTGGGGCCAAATGCAGACCTGCTCTGCTATCCAGTCGCGTCCATGACTGTGCTCAACATCGCCGCTTTCGCTTACGAGGACTCGGAGTTTCCTAATCCCGATAGGATGACGGTCGAAGTGGACCGCAGCGAGATTGCAAAGGTGTTCCAGGGTTTCAGTCCGCAGATTGCTGACATCTGGAAGCTTTATCCCGAGAAGGTTGTCAAGTGGGGGATctttgatctggaagacAACCCCCCTTCGACATATGCCCGCGGTCGAGCCTGTGTCGTCGGCGACGCTGCACACGCCAGTACCCCGTATATGGGAGTGGGGGCTTGCACCGGCGTTGAGGACGCCCTTGTTATCTGTACACTCCTGGAGTCGGTGCAGCAGAAGGCCCTTGCCGGTGAAAAGTTGAAGGAGGCCTTGGTAGAGGCCCTCCAGACATACACTGGAGCAAGGTTGGAGCGAGGCCGGTGGATCCACCACCACTCGCGTCAGATGGGCCAGATGTACCACTGGAGGTACGGACCGACAGGTCGTGATCCGCAGCggatgaagcagaagctcgaggagaaCTGGGGTAACGTGGTGACTTATGATGTGCTAGCGCCTCTCCAGCCGGAACTGCGTGAGTTGGCGAGGAGTCACCAAAAATCACTGTAA
- a CDS encoding nuclear transport factor 2 family protein (transcript_id=CADANIAT00008702), with translation MVRNGTPLPAKLAGPPLSDREAIADACYRAFASIDHASEELLESSATPDIYTDIAFKECDGYEELRNKVWINVAEHVDTVHYISNVRVSIDTETTARVTFNAQAVHCIVGKGYEPDSTKFTTGAFYACDAVKVDDLWKLKTMRSTHIWSTGDRSIMKPPSSE, from the coding sequence ATGGTTCGAAACGGAACCCCCCTCCCGGCTAAACTGGCGGGGCCCCCTCTCAGCGACCGCGAGGCCATCGCCGACGCCTGCTACCGCGCTTTCGCCTCCATCGACCATGCCAGCGAGGAGCTTCTCGAATCCAGTGCGACGCCCGACATCTACACCGACATCGCCTTCAAAGAGTGCGACGGCTACGAAGAGCTCAGGAACAAGGTGTGGATTAATGTTGCTGAGCACGTTGACACCGTCCATTATATCTCCAACGTCCGTGTTAGCATCGACACCGAAACCACTGCCCGGGTCACGTTCAACGCTCAGGCAGTGCACTGCATCGTGGGCAAGGGCTACGAGCCAGACTCGACCAAGTTCACCACTGGCGCGTTCTACGCCTGTGATGCTGTCAAAGTAGACGACCTTTggaagctgaagacgatgagaTCGACTCACATTTGGTCTACTGGCGATCGTTCCATCATGAAGCCCCCAAGCAGTGAATAG